The Trichosurus vulpecula isolate mTriVul1 chromosome 4, mTriVul1.pri, whole genome shotgun sequence genome contains a region encoding:
- the LOC118847191 gene encoding 60S ribosomal protein L8-like: MGRVICGQTNGTSSVFRAHVKHRKGATKLWAVDFAERRGYIKGIIKDIIHDPGQGAPLAKVAFRDPYRFKKTTELFIAAEGIHTGQFVYCGKKAQLNIGNVLPFGTMSEGTIVCCLEEKPADRGKLARASGNYATVISHNPETKKTRVKLPSGSKKVISSANRAVVGVLAGGGCIDKPILKAGHAYHKYKAKRNCWSGVQGVAMNPVEHPFGGGNHQHIGKPSTFRRNTSTGQKVGLIAAWHTGRPWGTKTVQEENKSTES, translated from the coding sequence ATGGGCCGAGTGATCTGTGGTCAGACAAACGGTACAAGCTCTGTCTTCCGCGCTCACGTGAAGCACAGGAAAGGGGCCACCAAGCTCTGGGCAGTCGACTTCGCCGAGAGGCGTGGCTACATTAAGGGTATCATAAAGGACATAATCCATGATCCAGGCCAAGGGGCTCCTCTTGCAAAAGTAGCTTTCCGGGATCCTTACCGATTTAAAAAGACGACAGAGTTGTTCATTGCTGCTGAAGGCATCCATACCGGCCAGTTTGTGTACTGTGGTAAGAAAGCTCAGCTCAACATTGGCAATGTTCTCCCATTTGGCACTATGTCTGAAGGGACCATAGTGTGCTGTCTTGAAGAAAAGCCTGCGGACCGGGGTAAGCTTGCCCGTGCATCTGGAAACTATGCCACAGTGATTTCTCACAATCCTGAAACCAAGAAGACACGAGTAAAGCTACCTTCAGGCTCTAAGAAAGTGATCTCCTCTGCAAACAGAGCTGTGGTTGGTGTTCTTGCTGGAGGAGGTTGTATTGACAAACCCATCCTTAAGGCAGGTCATGCCTACCACAAATACAAGGCCAAAAGAAACTGCTGGTCTGGTGTCCAGGGTGTGGCCATGAATCCTGTGGAGCATCCCTTCGGAGGAGGTAATCACCAGCATATTGGAAAACCATCCACCTTTCGAAGAAACACCTCAACTGGACAAAAGGTCGGTCTTATTGCTGCCTGGCATACTGGTCGACCCTGGGGTACCAAGACTGTACAGGAGGAGAACAAAAGTACAGAATCCtga